One genomic region from Curtobacterium sp. 9128 encodes:
- a CDS encoding sugar ABC transporter permease has protein sequence MTNTTVEAPPAPLATAVDRRRSTPTRRSGRRRHDAVVGYLFILPAIIGLVLFVAYPMVTSLYHSFTDWNGLTPAKWTGLDNYVRMFTQDTKFWPSIEVTLLWVVISVPVTIAAGLGLAVVVNRSLRGVRLFRTLFYLPVVLPAVAVLTLWKYIYDPTYGLANEVLRALHLPTSMWLGDSKVALASILIVGVWGVGGTMIIFLAGLQAVPVELIEAAKVDGAGAVRRFFKITLPMIGPILLLQLVLQLNAAFQTFNQVAILTKGGPGTSTNLFMYKIYTDGFANFISSPQLGYATAEVWVLFVIVMIVTLVMLRVTRGRFSGGGEA, from the coding sequence ATGACCAACACCACCGTGGAGGCCCCACCGGCCCCACTCGCGACCGCGGTCGACCGCCGTCGCAGCACGCCCACGAGGAGATCGGGGCGACGACGGCACGACGCCGTCGTCGGCTACCTGTTCATCCTCCCCGCGATCATCGGCCTGGTGCTGTTCGTCGCGTACCCGATGGTGACGTCGCTCTACCACTCGTTCACGGACTGGAACGGGCTCACCCCCGCGAAGTGGACGGGCCTCGACAACTACGTCCGGATGTTCACGCAGGACACCAAGTTCTGGCCGTCGATCGAGGTCACGCTGCTGTGGGTCGTGATCTCCGTGCCGGTCACCATCGCGGCCGGACTCGGGCTCGCCGTCGTCGTGAACCGCTCGCTCCGCGGAGTCCGGCTGTTCCGCACGCTGTTCTACCTGCCGGTGGTGCTGCCGGCCGTCGCGGTCCTGACGCTCTGGAAGTACATCTACGACCCGACGTACGGGCTCGCGAACGAGGTCCTCCGGGCGCTGCACCTGCCGACGAGCATGTGGCTCGGCGACTCGAAGGTCGCGCTCGCGTCGATCCTCATCGTCGGCGTCTGGGGCGTCGGGGGGACGATGATCATCTTCCTCGCCGGGCTGCAGGCCGTCCCCGTCGAGCTCATCGAGGCCGCGAAGGTCGACGGCGCCGGAGCCGTCCGCCGGTTCTTCAAGATCACCCTCCCGATGATCGGCCCGATCCTGCTGCTCCAGCTCGTCCTGCAGCTGAACGCGGCGTTCCAGACCTTCAACCAGGTCGCGATCCTGACGAAGGGCGGACCGGGCACGTCGACGAACCTCTTCATGTACAAGATCTACACGGACGGGTTCGCCAACTTCATCTCGTCGCCGCAGCTCGGCTACGCGACCGCCGAGGTGTGGGTCCTGTTCGTCATCGTGATGATCGTGACCCTGGTGATGCTCCGCGTGACCCGCGGTCGGTTCTCGGGCGGTGGTGAGGCATGA
- a CDS encoding LacI family DNA-binding transcriptional regulator, with translation MPTEQTPASVGGPRRRPRLQDIAEATGVSIKTVSRAIRGDGPVREETRARILAEADRLGFQLNDIAAGLRRKNQSMATVGVTLGDVTNPFFAPMLRGIHSVATRHQHLVLSGDAQNDADLEHRVIRQFFAHRVAGLIVAPIGDDLAYLAEEASFGAAIVFVDSPPPGLDGLLDAVTTTNEQSTREGIAMLVARGHRRIGFLGHPRAGSGALERWNGYRAALAEAGLPLDMDIVRDGLVTDADATAAAESMLVATDPPTAVFTDNNRLCTGLLLSTGYAERPVDVLSFDDFPLAPKFGVSVIDSDPYEVGRVGAELLFDRLADRGRPAQRAVVPARLVVRERA, from the coding sequence ATGCCCACCGAGCAGACCCCTGCGAGCGTCGGCGGACCGCGTCGCCGACCCCGGCTGCAGGACATCGCCGAGGCCACCGGCGTGAGCATCAAGACCGTCTCCCGAGCGATCCGGGGCGACGGGCCGGTCCGGGAGGAGACCCGCGCCCGCATCCTCGCCGAGGCCGACCGACTCGGCTTCCAGCTCAACGACATCGCCGCTGGGCTCCGCCGCAAGAACCAGTCGATGGCCACGGTCGGCGTCACGCTCGGGGACGTCACGAACCCGTTCTTCGCGCCCATGCTCCGCGGCATCCACTCCGTGGCGACCCGGCACCAGCACCTCGTGCTCTCCGGCGACGCGCAGAACGACGCCGACCTGGAGCACCGGGTGATCCGGCAGTTCTTCGCGCACCGGGTCGCCGGCCTCATCGTCGCGCCGATCGGGGACGACCTGGCCTACCTGGCGGAGGAGGCCTCGTTCGGTGCCGCGATCGTCTTCGTCGACTCGCCGCCGCCCGGCCTCGACGGGCTGCTCGACGCCGTCACCACGACGAACGAGCAGTCCACGCGCGAGGGCATCGCGATGCTCGTCGCCCGCGGCCACCGGCGCATCGGGTTCCTCGGGCACCCACGAGCGGGCAGCGGCGCACTCGAACGGTGGAACGGCTACCGTGCCGCCCTCGCCGAGGCCGGTCTGCCGCTCGACATGGACATCGTCCGGGACGGCCTCGTCACCGACGCGGACGCGACGGCCGCCGCGGAGTCGATGCTCGTCGCCACCGACCCGCCGACCGCGGTCTTCACGGACAACAACCGCCTGTGCACCGGCCTGCTGCTCTCGACCGGGTACGCCGAGCGTCCGGTCGACGTGCTCAGCTTCGACGACTTCCCGCTCGCGCCGAAGTTCGGGGTGAGCGTCATCGACAGCGACCCGTACGAGGTGGGCAGGGTCGGCGCGGAGCTCCTGTTCGATCGGCTGGCGGACCGTGGACGGCCCGCGCAGCGGGCCGTGGTGCCGGCGCGGCTCGTGGTGCGCGAGCGCGCCTGA
- a CDS encoding carbohydrate ABC transporter permease → MSAVTDRPRATPTRVEDIPATRRVPLNQRVPMLLSRIAWYVLCGLLGVTMLVPLVWMISIALKTNGDINQLPPTFLPKEFDFGNFVAGPAQIHFYRLLLNTVIVTVVSTFGAVASSMIVGYGISRIEFPGRKLWFALISGSLFVPGIVGLIPLQHLYISLGVIDTWIPLVLPAFFGSPIFVFLARQYYQSIPRYIDESALIDGAGHWTIFTKIMLPITKPVWITVAIMSFQLAWNDYLNPLVYLTTSSKFTLSLGMASFLSDTAGSQYNYYMATNLLFMLPPLALFFLAQRYFMEGIGSLGTISK, encoded by the coding sequence ATGAGCGCCGTGACGGACCGACCGAGGGCCACGCCCACGCGCGTCGAGGACATCCCGGCCACCCGCCGGGTCCCGCTCAACCAGCGCGTGCCGATGCTCCTGTCGCGCATCGCCTGGTACGTGCTCTGCGGGCTGCTCGGCGTGACGATGCTCGTCCCGCTCGTCTGGATGATCAGCATCGCGCTCAAGACGAACGGCGACATCAACCAGCTGCCGCCGACGTTCCTGCCGAAGGAGTTCGACTTCGGGAACTTCGTCGCCGGGCCGGCGCAGATCCACTTCTACCGGCTGCTCCTCAACACGGTGATCGTGACGGTGGTCTCGACGTTCGGCGCCGTCGCCAGCTCGATGATCGTCGGCTACGGGATCTCCCGGATCGAGTTCCCCGGCCGGAAGCTGTGGTTCGCGCTCATCTCCGGCAGCCTGTTCGTCCCCGGGATCGTCGGGCTCATCCCGCTGCAGCACCTGTACATCTCGCTCGGGGTCATCGACACGTGGATCCCGCTGGTCCTGCCGGCGTTCTTCGGCAGTCCGATCTTCGTGTTCCTCGCGCGTCAGTACTACCAGTCCATCCCGCGGTACATCGACGAGTCGGCGCTCATCGACGGCGCCGGGCACTGGACGATCTTCACGAAGATCATGCTGCCGATCACGAAGCCGGTCTGGATCACGGTCGCGATCATGTCCTTCCAGCTGGCCTGGAACGACTACCTCAACCCGCTCGTCTACCTGACGACGTCGTCGAAGTTCACGCTGTCGCTCGGCATGGCGTCCTTCCTCAGTGACACCGCGGGCTCCCAGTACAACTACTACATGGCGACGAACCTGCTGTTCATGCTGCCGCCACTGGCCCTGTTCTTCCTGGCCCAGCGGTACTTCATGGAGGGCATCGGCTCGCTGGGGACGATCTCGAAATGA
- a CDS encoding extracellular solute-binding protein, with product MTRQRRSAPRAKWIAAIAAAAMVGLGLTGCSAPGSASGSDAVTYMTWESIQTNAAFDKTMAKFEKSSGIRVERSDSPNADYAQKLASLMIARKAPDFFWCTTAEAQNLADEGLLYDWTSKLRSGDGLDPDSFSPGALASWTTPKGRIAGIPTLANTYGFFYNADTFEKDGIPVPKAGWTWDDLFSAMAKLKAADPSTTPLVNQWPLLDSPQGVSAYSVANGGKPFVDDLVHATSVSTDATFREGAKRFTDAIAAGEMTNPDYDPTNVPAAFSNGAVPLMFAGQFVQQFIAPNKPKFDWGYAPWPAGPDGSVQPIETNGICSPSTLQHPERTWKAISYLESTGFNDAMRAVPVAPIAYEPGTKGYYEGLTAAGDPASMSIAATAEYELAAKDKFITQFLDPWATNATDITTTQWNPMLSGRGTVDGGVADTAEGIRRLIG from the coding sequence ATGACCAGACAACGACGAAGCGCGCCGCGCGCGAAGTGGATCGCGGCCATCGCGGCCGCCGCGATGGTCGGGCTCGGCCTCACCGGGTGCAGCGCCCCGGGATCGGCATCCGGATCGGATGCCGTGACGTACATGACGTGGGAGTCGATCCAGACGAACGCGGCGTTCGACAAGACCATGGCGAAGTTCGAGAAGTCGTCGGGCATCCGTGTGGAACGGAGTGACTCCCCGAACGCCGACTACGCCCAGAAGCTCGCCAGCCTGATGATCGCGCGGAAGGCACCCGACTTCTTCTGGTGCACGACCGCCGAGGCGCAGAACCTGGCCGACGAGGGGCTGCTCTACGACTGGACGAGCAAGCTCCGTTCAGGGGACGGCCTCGACCCGGACTCGTTCTCCCCGGGGGCACTCGCGTCGTGGACGACACCGAAGGGGCGCATCGCCGGCATCCCGACACTCGCCAACACCTACGGGTTCTTCTACAACGCGGACACGTTCGAGAAGGACGGGATCCCCGTCCCGAAGGCCGGTTGGACGTGGGACGACCTGTTCTCGGCGATGGCGAAGCTCAAGGCCGCTGACCCGTCGACGACGCCGCTCGTGAACCAGTGGCCGCTCCTCGACAGTCCACAGGGGGTGTCCGCGTACTCCGTGGCGAACGGCGGCAAGCCGTTCGTCGACGACCTCGTGCACGCGACGTCGGTGTCCACCGATGCGACGTTCCGCGAGGGCGCGAAGCGGTTCACCGACGCGATCGCCGCCGGGGAGATGACGAACCCCGACTACGACCCGACGAACGTGCCGGCGGCGTTCTCGAACGGCGCCGTCCCGCTGATGTTCGCCGGCCAGTTCGTGCAGCAGTTCATCGCACCGAACAAGCCGAAGTTCGACTGGGGGTACGCGCCGTGGCCGGCCGGGCCGGACGGGTCTGTGCAGCCGATCGAGACGAACGGCATCTGCTCGCCGTCCACGCTCCAGCACCCGGAACGGACGTGGAAGGCGATCTCGTACCTGGAGTCCACCGGCTTCAACGACGCGATGCGTGCCGTCCCCGTCGCGCCCATCGCCTACGAGCCCGGCACGAAGGGGTACTACGAGGGGCTCACCGCTGCCGGTGACCCGGCGTCGATGAGCATCGCCGCCACGGCGGAGTACGAGCTCGCCGCGAAGGACAAGTTCATCACCCAGTTCCTCGATCCATGGGCGACGAATGCGACCGACATCACCACCACGCAGTGGAACCCGATGCTGTCGGGTCGGGGAACGGTGGACGGCGGCGTCGCCGACACCGCCGAAGGGATCAGGAGGCTCATCGGATGA
- a CDS encoding TetR family transcriptional regulator, whose amino-acid sequence MTDARTTKRAAILAAASTLFVDRGYAGTSLRDIGRAADADAALVIHHFGSKDGLFLAVLESVGPQHPISDGPLDSLGERFIRFVLDAGPQVRSTFLAMLRAADSDSINEELRRQHELAFVRPLRARLTGADADLRASLAAGLVGGLLYALWVVGDETLLAADHDQVVAKYGRLLQELIDPS is encoded by the coding sequence GTGACGGATGCGCGGACCACCAAGCGGGCGGCCATCCTGGCCGCGGCCTCGACGCTCTTCGTCGACCGGGGCTACGCGGGGACGTCGCTCCGCGACATCGGCCGCGCGGCCGACGCCGACGCGGCACTCGTGATCCACCACTTCGGCTCGAAGGACGGCCTGTTCCTGGCCGTCCTGGAGTCCGTCGGGCCGCAGCACCCGATCTCGGACGGCCCACTCGACTCGCTCGGCGAACGGTTCATCCGGTTCGTGCTCGACGCTGGGCCGCAGGTGCGCTCGACCTTCCTCGCGATGCTGCGCGCGGCGGACTCGGACAGCATCAACGAGGAACTCCGACGACAGCACGAGCTCGCCTTCGTCCGCCCGCTCCGTGCCCGGCTGACCGGAGCCGACGCCGACCTCCGTGCGTCGCTCGCCGCCGGACTCGTCGGCGGGCTGCTCTACGCGCTCTGGGTGGTCGGCGACGAGACGCTGCTCGCCGCCGACCACGACCAGGTCGTCGCGAAGTACGGCCGGCTCCTGCAGGAACTGATCGACCCCAGCTGA
- a CDS encoding glycoside hydrolase family 38 C-terminal domain-containing protein translates to MHTDPQRIIDRAARVLRERIRPATEAVTAPLTIAVRHLAGEPESFADATAPVDEFRPAAVGDPWGPAWTTSWLHLTGAVPDSWRGVIAAADRDRARLGSTGPTLVALVDIGFEPDSGPGFQCEGLVHRPDGSIVKGIHPRSQWVPLSADDPTVDLWVEAAANPDVAAAQFRPTHLGDGIAPDGPPLYELVRADLAVLDPETQALEVDLEVLLGWAEELPADRPRRVKLLRAIDLACDALDLDDVRGTAAAARAVLAPELARRADASAHRLAAIGHAHIDSAWLWPTRETIRKCTRTFSNVLDLMDRSPDFRFACSQPQQYAWIEQTHPDLFARITAAVARGQWIPAGGMWVESDTNLPGGEALVRQMVHGKRYFAEKFGVEPREVWLPDSFGYTAALPQIAALAGYRWFLTQKLSWGNPTDKFPHHTFRWQGIDGTTLFSHMPPVDSYLSELTPHELQHASSNFRDHGDATTSMVPFGHGDGGGGPTIVMLERARRQADLEGSPVVEHATPESFFEEAEREYPNAPTWVGELYLEGHRGTYTSQAAMKQGNRRSEHLLREAELWSATATVRHGVPYPDDALDRLWKTVLLHQFHDILPGSSIGWVHRQAAEAYVAVRDELETIIGSALDVLAGAGDRAVTFNAAPAAVDGVPALGAGPAGDDQGLQAVEVRQDGESTVLDNGALRVVVDRTGGAVSVRDVARGRELVAAGARLGDLVLHQDLPNAFDAWDVDEHYLATGRVLDDVDAMRVERTEDGSATVVVERSFGRSSSVQRMTLRPGRGEIDFVTEVDWHESERFLKVAFPLDVRTDVSTSEIQFGHVQRPTHQNTTWDAAKFEIAAHRWVHVGEPGFGVAIANDSTYGHDVRRRDGEDGTRPGTEVRLSLLRAPRYPDPEADQGRHRFGYRLVSDASVADAVDAGYRLNLPPRRRFGTGPVAPLVRVEDASGVTSTRHGVVVESVKLAEDRSGDLVVRLYESLGARSRARIAWDLDAGGVEVVDLLERPLEVLHPVDGAVPLEFRPFQIVTLRIRRIAVLEEENG, encoded by the coding sequence GTGCACACCGATCCACAGCGCATCATCGACCGCGCAGCCCGTGTCCTCCGCGAGCGCATCCGTCCCGCCACCGAGGCGGTGACGGCCCCGCTCACGATCGCCGTCCGCCACCTCGCCGGCGAACCCGAGTCGTTCGCGGACGCGACGGCGCCGGTCGACGAGTTCCGCCCGGCCGCCGTCGGCGACCCGTGGGGACCGGCATGGACGACGAGCTGGCTGCACCTGACCGGCGCGGTCCCGGACAGCTGGCGGGGCGTGATCGCCGCGGCCGATCGCGACCGGGCCCGGCTCGGTTCCACGGGACCCACCCTGGTGGCACTCGTCGACATCGGCTTCGAGCCGGACTCCGGCCCGGGTTTCCAGTGCGAGGGACTGGTCCACCGTCCCGACGGCAGCATCGTCAAGGGCATCCACCCCCGCTCGCAGTGGGTGCCGCTCTCGGCGGACGACCCCACCGTCGACCTCTGGGTCGAGGCAGCGGCGAACCCCGACGTCGCCGCTGCCCAGTTCCGGCCGACCCACCTCGGCGACGGGATCGCGCCGGACGGCCCACCGCTCTACGAGCTCGTCCGTGCCGACCTCGCGGTGCTCGACCCCGAGACCCAGGCGCTCGAGGTCGACCTCGAGGTCCTGCTCGGCTGGGCCGAGGAACTCCCCGCCGACCGGCCGCGTCGCGTGAAGCTCCTGCGCGCGATCGACCTGGCGTGCGACGCGCTCGACCTCGACGACGTCCGCGGCACCGCCGCCGCGGCCCGCGCGGTGCTCGCGCCCGAGCTCGCCCGCCGCGCCGACGCCAGCGCGCACCGGCTCGCGGCGATCGGGCACGCGCACATCGACTCCGCGTGGCTCTGGCCGACGCGGGAGACGATCCGCAAGTGCACCAGGACGTTCTCGAACGTGCTCGATCTGATGGACCGCTCCCCGGACTTCCGGTTCGCGTGTTCCCAGCCGCAGCAGTACGCCTGGATCGAGCAGACGCACCCCGACCTGTTCGCGCGGATCACGGCGGCCGTCGCCCGCGGCCAGTGGATCCCCGCCGGCGGCATGTGGGTCGAGTCCGACACGAACCTGCCCGGCGGCGAGGCACTCGTGCGCCAGATGGTGCACGGCAAGCGCTACTTCGCCGAGAAGTTCGGGGTCGAGCCGCGCGAGGTGTGGCTCCCGGACTCGTTCGGGTACACCGCAGCACTCCCGCAGATCGCCGCGCTCGCCGGGTACCGCTGGTTCCTCACGCAGAAGCTGTCGTGGGGGAACCCGACGGACAAGTTCCCGCACCACACGTTCCGGTGGCAGGGGATCGACGGCACGACGCTCTTCAGCCACATGCCGCCGGTCGACAGCTACCTGTCCGAGCTCACCCCGCACGAGTTGCAGCACGCGTCGTCGAACTTCCGCGACCACGGCGACGCCACCACCTCGATGGTGCCGTTCGGGCACGGTGACGGCGGCGGCGGGCCGACGATCGTGATGCTGGAGCGGGCGCGAAGACAGGCGGACCTCGAGGGCTCACCGGTGGTGGAGCACGCGACCCCGGAGTCCTTCTTCGAGGAGGCCGAGCGGGAGTACCCGAACGCCCCGACGTGGGTGGGGGAGCTGTACCTGGAGGGCCACCGTGGGACCTACACGTCCCAGGCCGCGATGAAGCAGGGCAACCGGCGCAGCGAGCACCTGCTCCGCGAGGCCGAGCTGTGGAGCGCGACCGCCACGGTCCGCCACGGCGTCCCGTACCCGGACGACGCCCTCGACCGGCTCTGGAAGACCGTGCTGCTGCACCAGTTCCACGACATCCTGCCGGGCTCGTCGATCGGCTGGGTGCACCGGCAGGCCGCGGAGGCGTACGTGGCCGTCCGCGACGAACTCGAAACGATCATCGGCTCGGCGCTCGACGTCCTGGCCGGCGCCGGCGACCGTGCCGTCACCTTCAACGCCGCACCGGCGGCGGTGGACGGCGTGCCTGCACTCGGTGCCGGGCCTGCCGGGGACGACCAGGGCCTCCAGGCCGTCGAGGTGCGGCAGGACGGCGAGTCCACCGTCCTCGACAACGGGGCGCTGCGCGTCGTCGTCGACCGGACGGGAGGCGCGGTGAGCGTCCGCGACGTCGCTCGCGGTCGCGAGCTGGTCGCCGCCGGGGCCCGGCTCGGCGACCTCGTCCTGCACCAGGACCTGCCCAACGCGTTCGACGCGTGGGACGTGGACGAGCACTACCTCGCCACCGGGCGGGTGCTGGACGACGTCGACGCGATGCGCGTGGAGCGCACGGAGGACGGCTCCGCCACGGTCGTGGTGGAGCGGAGCTTCGGACGGTCGTCCTCGGTGCAGCGCATGACGCTGCGTCCAGGTCGCGGCGAGATCGACTTCGTGACCGAGGTCGACTGGCACGAGTCCGAGCGGTTCCTCAAGGTCGCGTTCCCGCTGGACGTCCGAACCGACGTGTCGACGTCCGAGATCCAGTTCGGCCACGTCCAGCGTCCGACGCACCAGAACACCACGTGGGACGCCGCGAAGTTCGAGATCGCCGCCCACCGCTGGGTGCACGTCGGCGAGCCGGGGTTCGGGGTGGCGATCGCGAACGACTCGACCTACGGGCACGACGTCCGTCGCCGGGACGGGGAGGACGGCACGCGGCCGGGGACCGAGGTGCGGCTCTCGCTGCTGCGCGCACCGCGCTACCCCGACCCGGAAGCGGACCAGGGTCGCCACCGCTTCGGGTACCGGCTCGTGAGCGACGCGAGCGTGGCGGACGCGGTCGACGCCGGCTACCGGCTAAACCTGCCGCCGCGCCGCCGGTTCGGCACGGGACCGGTCGCACCGCTGGTGCGCGTCGAGGACGCGTCGGGCGTGACGAGCACCCGGCACGGCGTCGTCGTCGAGAGCGTGAAGCTCGCCGAGGACCGGTCGGGCGACCTCGTCGTCCGACTGTACGAGTCGCTCGGCGCGCGTTCCCGCGCACGCATCGCCTGGGACCTGGACGCCGGCGGCGTGGAGGTCGTCGACCTCCTCGAACGCCCGCTCGAGGTCCTGCACCCCGTGGACGGGGCGGTCCCGCTCGAGTTCCGCCCGTTCCAGATCGTCACGCTCCGGATCCGCCGGATCGCCGTACTCGAGGAGGAGAACGGATGA
- a CDS encoding SGNH/GDSL hydrolase family protein, which yields MTITLRPGDTVMFTGDSITDCQHLEIEQPLGWGYPLRVAGEWGFRHPDRQVGWHNSGISGNKVMDLEPRWDRDVLDTQPDLVSLLIGANDVGWKDYAEDGYEIPAEDFRAGIHRLLTPLAERGTQLILIEPFLLPVNDAQRVQREDLDPKIQVVRELARTFGAHLLAADGLFAGLAATTGPEYWAADGVHPTPAGHAALADAWLRLVD from the coding sequence ATGACCATCACCCTCCGACCCGGGGACACCGTGATGTTCACGGGCGACTCGATCACCGACTGCCAGCACCTCGAGATCGAGCAGCCGCTCGGGTGGGGGTACCCGCTCCGGGTCGCCGGCGAGTGGGGCTTCCGCCACCCGGACCGGCAGGTCGGCTGGCACAACTCCGGGATCTCCGGCAACAAGGTGATGGACCTCGAACCGCGGTGGGACCGCGACGTCCTCGACACGCAGCCCGATCTGGTCTCACTGCTCATCGGCGCGAACGACGTCGGGTGGAAGGACTACGCCGAGGACGGCTACGAGATCCCCGCGGAGGACTTCCGTGCCGGCATCCACCGTCTGCTCACCCCGCTCGCCGAACGCGGGACGCAGCTGATCCTCATCGAGCCGTTCCTGCTCCCCGTGAACGACGCGCAGCGCGTGCAGCGCGAGGACCTGGACCCGAAGATCCAGGTCGTCCGGGAGCTCGCCAGGACGTTCGGTGCGCACCTGCTCGCCGCCGACGGGCTCTTCGCAGGCCTCGCGGCCACGACCGGACCGGAGTACTGGGCCGCCGACGGCGTCCACCCGACGCCGGCCGGCCACGCGGCGCTCGCCGACGCGTGGTTGCGGCTGGTGGACTGA
- a CDS encoding SDR family oxidoreductase: MSAPLTGSSTVGTWLDDPTGGALLRDLLAPAGLDPEALMPARGMALQQLVVMSGGQLPQSAVDDLVRAANGGEIPESTEDTGWTEQVTAGRFAGKTVVVTGAASGIGRATASRIVREGGRVVAVDVSAERLADFAAGFGGGASAAGGEVVTVTGDITKQDDIDAIVAAAGDRIDALANVAGINDDFSPLHETSDATWDRVIGINLTGGFKLSRAVLPVMLAAGKGAIVNVASEAGLRGNASGNAYTVSKHGVIGLTRSAAFMYAQQGIRVNAVAPGGVATGIPMPAHVSEVGAARLGPFQAAIPSLATAEQLAASITFLLSDDAVNINGAVLASDGGWSVQ; the protein is encoded by the coding sequence ATGTCCGCACCGCTCACCGGCTCCTCCACCGTCGGCACGTGGCTCGACGACCCCACCGGGGGAGCCCTGCTCCGTGACCTGCTCGCCCCGGCCGGCCTCGACCCGGAGGCACTGATGCCCGCCCGTGGCATGGCGTTGCAGCAGCTCGTCGTGATGTCCGGCGGGCAGCTGCCCCAGTCGGCCGTCGACGACCTCGTCCGGGCTGCCAACGGTGGCGAGATCCCCGAATCCACCGAGGACACGGGTTGGACCGAGCAGGTCACCGCAGGCCGGTTCGCGGGCAAGACCGTCGTCGTCACCGGCGCCGCGTCCGGGATCGGGCGGGCGACCGCGTCGCGGATCGTCCGTGAAGGCGGTCGGGTCGTCGCCGTCGACGTCTCCGCCGAGCGGCTCGCCGACTTCGCAGCCGGCTTCGGCGGCGGTGCGTCGGCCGCCGGCGGCGAGGTCGTCACCGTCACCGGGGACATCACGAAGCAGGATGACATCGATGCGATCGTCGCCGCCGCCGGTGACCGCATCGACGCCCTCGCCAACGTCGCCGGCATCAACGACGACTTCTCGCCCCTCCACGAGACCTCCGACGCCACGTGGGACCGGGTCATCGGCATCAACCTCACCGGCGGGTTCAAGCTCTCGCGGGCGGTCCTGCCCGTGATGCTCGCCGCCGGGAAGGGTGCGATCGTGAACGTCGCCTCCGAGGCCGGCCTCCGCGGGAACGCGTCCGGCAACGCCTACACGGTGTCGAAGCACGGCGTGATCGGGCTGACCAGGAGTGCCGCGTTCATGTACGCGCAACAGGGCATCCGGGTGAACGCGGTCGCCCCCGGTGGTGTCGCCACCGGCATCCCGATGCCCGCGCACGTCTCCGAGGTCGGCGCAGCCCGCCTCGGCCCGTTCCAGGCGGCGATCCCGTCCCTCGCCACGGCGGAGCAGCTGGCCGCGTCGATCACGTTCCTGCTCAGCGACGATGCCGTGAACATCAACGGCGCGGTCCTGGCCTCCGATGGCGGCTGGTCCGTGCAGTAG
- a CDS encoding glycoside hydrolase family 130 protein, with protein sequence MTSGPADHPPIDYPSIDYPSIDYPSIDYPFGPFVPAAENPVLRPGRQPWESTNVYNPAAIVVDDRIALLYRAHADDIVSSLGLAWSDDGYTFETEPDPVMVPEHDYEWYGCEDPRVVRIDGTYWCTYTGWDRHTARLCIAESTDLRTWTKHGPIVPGVNTFAGVRETPGPDWSKGGVILPEPVDGRYLMWFGEGNIHLATSTDLLHWDVVAEPVLRPEPGTFMGDLVETGPQPVVTRTGHVLLMHNSAIVRAVDDVTYACGQVLVDPRRPERVVAKATEPWLSPSSEEERHGLVDDVTFVEGLVFHHGTWFAYYGQSDTTIGVATFTPTEREDLA encoded by the coding sequence ATGACCAGCGGACCAGCGGACCACCCGCCGATCGACTACCCGTCGATCGACTACCCGTCGATCGACTACCCGTCGATCGACTACCCGTTCGGGCCCTTCGTTCCCGCGGCCGAGAACCCCGTGCTCCGGCCAGGACGGCAGCCGTGGGAGTCGACGAACGTCTACAACCCGGCGGCGATCGTCGTCGACGACCGGATCGCCCTGCTCTACCGGGCGCACGCCGACGACATCGTGTCGTCGCTCGGGCTCGCCTGGAGCGACGACGGGTACACCTTCGAGACCGAACCCGACCCGGTGATGGTGCCGGAGCACGACTACGAGTGGTACGGCTGCGAGGACCCCAGGGTCGTCCGGATCGACGGCACCTACTGGTGCACCTACACGGGGTGGGACCGGCACACTGCGCGGCTCTGCATCGCGGAGTCCACCGATCTGCGCACCTGGACCAAGCACGGGCCGATCGTGCCCGGTGTCAACACGTTCGCCGGCGTCCGGGAGACCCCGGGGCCGGACTGGAGCAAGGGCGGGGTGATCCTGCCGGAACCCGTCGACGGCCGGTACCTGATGTGGTTCGGCGAGGGGAACATCCACCTCGCCACCTCGACCGACCTGCTGCACTGGGACGTCGTCGCCGAACCCGTCCTCCGACCGGAGCCCGGCACCTTCATGGGCGACCTCGTCGAGACCGGTCCGCAGCCGGTGGTGACCCGGACCGGGCACGTACTGCTCATGCACAACAGCGCGATCGTCCGTGCCGTCGACGACGTCACGTACGCCTGCGGACAGGTGCTCGTCGACCCGCGGCGGCCCGAGCGGGTCGTCGCGAAGGCGACCGAGCCGTGGCTCTCGCCGTCGAGCGAGGAGGAGCGCCACGGGCTCGTCGACGACGTCACGTTCGTCGAGGGGCTGGTGTTCCACCACGGCACCTGGTTCGCCTACTACGGCCAGAGCGACACGACCATCGGCGTGGCAACCTTCACGCCGACCGAACGAGAGGACCTCGCATGA